From Chiloscyllium punctatum isolate Juve2018m chromosome 36, sChiPun1.3, whole genome shotgun sequence, the proteins below share one genomic window:
- the LOC140460940 gene encoding uncharacterized protein, with protein MEKPEETQPVEKPWKCGDSGKGFRVPCVLAAHQCNHTGKRPFSCPERAKGFTCSCVLLAHQHIHTGERTFYCSVCGKGFTWVDNLQTHQRCHAGERLFSCHECGKAFSDSSNLLTHWRVHTGERPFSCPECGKAFSYSSSLLTHRRIHTGESPFSCPECGKAFRKSSHLLSHQRVHTGERPFSCPECGKVFSSTSTLLRHQRVHTGERPFACSECCKAFSNSSDLLSHRRVHTRERLFSCPECGKGFTRSSNLLAHQWVHTGEKPFACPDCGRRFTLFCNLRRHQQGHQCIQQSDSTSDTAVGHPQGCTSCPI; from the coding sequence atggagaaacccgaggaaaCACAACCTGTTgagaaaccatggaagtgtggcgactctGGGAAGGGCTTCCGTGTCCCATGTGTCCTGGCGGCTCATCAGTGCAATCACACTGGgaagaggccattctcctgccccgagcGGGCAAAGGGCTTTACTTGCTCCTGTGTCCTGCTAGCCCACCAGCATATACACACTGGTGAGAGGACGTTTTACTGCTCCGTATGCGGGAAAGGGTTCACTTGGGTGGACAACCTCCAGACCCACCAGCGATGTCACGCAGGGGAGAGGCTCTTCAGTTGCCATGAGTGCGGGAAAGCCTTCAGCgactcctccaacctgctgacgcACTGGcgagtccacacgggggagaggcccttcagctgcccagagtgcgggaaggccttcagctattcctcctccctgctgacccaccggcgaatccacactggggagagccccttcagctgcccagagtgtgggaaggccttcaggaaATCGTCCCACCTGCTCTCCCATCAGCGGGTccatacgggggagaggcccttcagctgcccagagtgtgggaaggtctTCAGCAGTACCTCCACCCTACTgagacaccagcgggtccacacgggggagaggccttttGCCTGCTCTGAGTGTtgtaaggccttcagcaattcctctgacctgttgtcccaccggcgggtccacaccagggaaaggctattcagctgccccgagtgtgggaaggggttcacccgctcctccaacctgctggcccaccaatgggttcacaccggggagaagccgtttgcctgccctgactgtgggCGGAGGTTCACGTTGTTCTGCAACTTGCGGAGGCACCAGCAGGGGCACCAGTGCATCCAACAATCAGAttccaccagtgacactgctgtgGGTCACCCCCAAGGCTGTACCTCCTGCCCaatctga